A genomic segment from Gossypium hirsutum isolate 1008001.06 chromosome D04, Gossypium_hirsutum_v2.1, whole genome shotgun sequence encodes:
- the LOC107904227 gene encoding two-component response regulator-like APRR5 isoform X1: MGEVVVTSEEVEEVKIDSETEEQENGEVEGNMRRRRRKKKKKKKKKKPGCSASGAVVNWERFLPMPALRVLLVEADDSTRQIISALLRKCSYRVAAVPDGLKAWEMLKGRPHNVDLILTEVDLPSISGFALLTLIMEHDICKSIPVIMMSSQDSVSTVYKCMLRGAADYLVKPIRRNELRNLWQHVWRRKSSIVGGNSPQDESIGQKKVETTSENNAASNHSIGCLDGVRKNKEQTEKGSDAQSSCTKPEMEAESAQKENMQEFSHLIKVNSPPIESQKHEAHGSFNQNLLMHEMETEVVDSCKDAYTTLYKGVELENQRRDTRVLVEAGDALVDSPREAIDFMGTFNKNCTSSSINSAKKFDSSLFLDLSLRRSNPNVFENHVTQERPTLWHPSSSAFTRYTSRVSQPLHSTLMSFSDQKKDSGTNSEKMLTNVMSENNSDTPSPTLTSQRNTNPLTIGATVELKQTEVATPCTQHRLFPVPVPVKGIRLNNPCNGYNTIIPPMFCARSSSSMAPSPSTANQQEPAFHLNLFRHSSFEANSSGQLYDRLASNTNQSTSQLLHKLDQKLDSIEDRGHISPTTDQSASSSFCNGSLSQLNGVAYGSTGASNGNVDQAAVTRASTESKNDDSFPSPSGKPCRSIQREAALMKFRLKRKDRCFEKKVRYESRKKLAEQRPRVKGQFVRQVQADPMHIETEHHYGNSSDG, encoded by the exons atGGGTGAAGTAGTGGTGACTAGCGAGGAAGTCGAGGAAGTGAAAATTGATAGTGAAACAGAGGAGCAGGAAAATGGGGAGGTTGAAGGGAAcatgaggaggaggaggaggaagaagaagaagaagaagaagaagaagaagcctgGGTGTTCTGCTTCTGGAGCAGTGGTGAATTGGGAAAGGTTTTTACCCATGCCGGCTTTGAGGGTTTTGTTGGTCGAAGCTGATGATTCCACCAGGCAGATTATATCTGCTCTTCTCAGAAAATGTAGTTATAGAG TTGCTGCTGTTCCTGATGGCTTGAAGGCATGGGAGATGCTGAAAGGAAGACCACATAATGTAGATCTCATTTTGACAGAAGTGGATTTGCCATCTATATCAGGATTTGCTCTTCTTACACTAATTATGGAGCATGATATTTGTAAAAGCATCCCCGTTATAA TGATGTCCTCACAAGATTCAGTTAGCACAGTATACAAATGCATGTTAAGAGGGGCTGCTGACTATCTTGTTAAGCCAATAAGGAGAAATGAGCTGAGAAATTTATGGCAGCATGTATGGAGAAGAAAATCA TCAATTGTTGGTGGGAACTCCCCCCAGGATGAGAGCATTGGACAGAAAAAGGTAGAAACTACCTCTGAAAATAATGCTGCAAGTAATCATTCCATTGGTTGCTTGGATGGTGTCCGAAAAAATAAGGAACAAACTGAGAAAGGGAGTGATGCTCAG AGCTCTTGTACCAAGCCGGAAATGGAAGCTGAGAGTGCCCAAAAGGAAAATATGCAGGAATTTTCACACTTGATAAAGGTAAATTCTCCGCCAATTGAATCACAGAAGCATGAAGCTCATGGCAGTTTCAATCAGAACCTGCTCATGCATGAGATGGAAACTGAGG TTGTTGACTCATGCAAGGATGCCTACACAACTTTATACAAAGGTGTTGAACTGGAAAATCAAAGAAGGGATACTAGGGTCTTGGTTGAGGCTGGTGATGCGCTTGTTGATTCACCAAGAGAAGCTATTGACTTCATGGgaacatttaataaaaattgcACTTCGTCTTCAATAAATAGCGCAAAAAAGTTTGATTCTTCTCTATTCTTAGATCTTTCCTTGAGAAGAAGTAATCCTAATGTATTTGAGAATCATGTTACTCAAGAAAGGCCTACCCTCTGGCATCCTAGTTCATCAGCCTTTACAAG GTATACTAGCAGAGTATCACAGCCCCTGCATTCAACATTGATGAGTTTCAGTGATCAAAAGAAAGACTCTGGGACTAATTCTGAGAAGATGTTGACCAATGTTATGTCGGAAAATAATTCAGATACTCCTAGTCCTACACTAACTTCTCAAAGAAACACGAATCCTTTGACTATTGGAGCTACTGTTGAATTGAAGCAAACTGAAGTAGCAACACCATGCACACAACATAGACTATTTCCTGTCCCAGTACCAGTGAAGGGTATAAGATTGAATAATCCGTGCAATGGATATAATACTATAATTCCTCCAATGTTTTGTGCACGGTCAAGTTCATCCATGGCGCCAAGTCCAAGCACAGCCAACCAACAGGAACCTGCCTTTCATTTGAATCTGTTTCGTCATTCCAGTTTTGAAGCTAACTCCTCTGGACAGTTGTATGACCGACTTGCCTCCAATACAAACCAGTCAACCAGCCAGCTCTTGCACAAACTGGACCAAAAGTTGGATTCAATCGAGGATAGAGGACATATTTCTCCCACCACTGATCAGAGTGCAAGCAGCAGTTTCTGTAATGGCTCCTTAAGCCAACTTAATGGTGTTGCATATGGAAGCACTGGTGCAAGTAATGGCAATGTTGATCAGGCTGCAGTCACCCGGGCTTCTACGGAGAGCAAGAATGATGACAGCTTTCCCAGCCCTAGTGGAAAACCATGCCGTTCTATCCAAAGAGAAGCAGCTTTAATGAAGTTCCGTTTGAAGCGTAAGGATAGATGCTTTGAGAAAAAG GTCCGGTATGAGAGCAGAAAGAAACTTGCAGAGCAGCGCCCACGAGTAAAAGGTCAGTTTGTCCGTCAAGTGCAGGCTGATCCTATGCATATAGAAACTGAGCATCATTATGGGAATTCATCCGATGGATAG
- the LOC107904227 gene encoding two-component response regulator-like APRR5 isoform X2: MGEVVVTSEEVEEVKIDSETEEQENGEVEGNMRRRRRKKKKKKKKKKPGCSASGAVVNWERFLPMPALRVLLVEADDSTRQIISALLRKCSYRVAAVPDGLKAWEMLKGRPHNVDLILTEVDLPSISGFALLTLIMEHDICKSIPVIMMSSQDSVSTVYKCMLRGAADYLVKPIRRNELRNLWQHSIVGGNSPQDESIGQKKVETTSENNAASNHSIGCLDGVRKNKEQTEKGSDAQSSCTKPEMEAESAQKENMQEFSHLIKVNSPPIESQKHEAHGSFNQNLLMHEMETEVVDSCKDAYTTLYKGVELENQRRDTRVLVEAGDALVDSPREAIDFMGTFNKNCTSSSINSAKKFDSSLFLDLSLRRSNPNVFENHVTQERPTLWHPSSSAFTRYTSRVSQPLHSTLMSFSDQKKDSGTNSEKMLTNVMSENNSDTPSPTLTSQRNTNPLTIGATVELKQTEVATPCTQHRLFPVPVPVKGIRLNNPCNGYNTIIPPMFCARSSSSMAPSPSTANQQEPAFHLNLFRHSSFEANSSGQLYDRLASNTNQSTSQLLHKLDQKLDSIEDRGHISPTTDQSASSSFCNGSLSQLNGVAYGSTGASNGNVDQAAVTRASTESKNDDSFPSPSGKPCRSIQREAALMKFRLKRKDRCFEKKVRYESRKKLAEQRPRVKGQFVRQVQADPMHIETEHHYGNSSDG; this comes from the exons atGGGTGAAGTAGTGGTGACTAGCGAGGAAGTCGAGGAAGTGAAAATTGATAGTGAAACAGAGGAGCAGGAAAATGGGGAGGTTGAAGGGAAcatgaggaggaggaggaggaagaagaagaagaagaagaagaagaagaagcctgGGTGTTCTGCTTCTGGAGCAGTGGTGAATTGGGAAAGGTTTTTACCCATGCCGGCTTTGAGGGTTTTGTTGGTCGAAGCTGATGATTCCACCAGGCAGATTATATCTGCTCTTCTCAGAAAATGTAGTTATAGAG TTGCTGCTGTTCCTGATGGCTTGAAGGCATGGGAGATGCTGAAAGGAAGACCACATAATGTAGATCTCATTTTGACAGAAGTGGATTTGCCATCTATATCAGGATTTGCTCTTCTTACACTAATTATGGAGCATGATATTTGTAAAAGCATCCCCGTTATAA TGATGTCCTCACAAGATTCAGTTAGCACAGTATACAAATGCATGTTAAGAGGGGCTGCTGACTATCTTGTTAAGCCAATAAGGAGAAATGAGCTGAGAAATTTATGGCAGCAT TCAATTGTTGGTGGGAACTCCCCCCAGGATGAGAGCATTGGACAGAAAAAGGTAGAAACTACCTCTGAAAATAATGCTGCAAGTAATCATTCCATTGGTTGCTTGGATGGTGTCCGAAAAAATAAGGAACAAACTGAGAAAGGGAGTGATGCTCAG AGCTCTTGTACCAAGCCGGAAATGGAAGCTGAGAGTGCCCAAAAGGAAAATATGCAGGAATTTTCACACTTGATAAAGGTAAATTCTCCGCCAATTGAATCACAGAAGCATGAAGCTCATGGCAGTTTCAATCAGAACCTGCTCATGCATGAGATGGAAACTGAGG TTGTTGACTCATGCAAGGATGCCTACACAACTTTATACAAAGGTGTTGAACTGGAAAATCAAAGAAGGGATACTAGGGTCTTGGTTGAGGCTGGTGATGCGCTTGTTGATTCACCAAGAGAAGCTATTGACTTCATGGgaacatttaataaaaattgcACTTCGTCTTCAATAAATAGCGCAAAAAAGTTTGATTCTTCTCTATTCTTAGATCTTTCCTTGAGAAGAAGTAATCCTAATGTATTTGAGAATCATGTTACTCAAGAAAGGCCTACCCTCTGGCATCCTAGTTCATCAGCCTTTACAAG GTATACTAGCAGAGTATCACAGCCCCTGCATTCAACATTGATGAGTTTCAGTGATCAAAAGAAAGACTCTGGGACTAATTCTGAGAAGATGTTGACCAATGTTATGTCGGAAAATAATTCAGATACTCCTAGTCCTACACTAACTTCTCAAAGAAACACGAATCCTTTGACTATTGGAGCTACTGTTGAATTGAAGCAAACTGAAGTAGCAACACCATGCACACAACATAGACTATTTCCTGTCCCAGTACCAGTGAAGGGTATAAGATTGAATAATCCGTGCAATGGATATAATACTATAATTCCTCCAATGTTTTGTGCACGGTCAAGTTCATCCATGGCGCCAAGTCCAAGCACAGCCAACCAACAGGAACCTGCCTTTCATTTGAATCTGTTTCGTCATTCCAGTTTTGAAGCTAACTCCTCTGGACAGTTGTATGACCGACTTGCCTCCAATACAAACCAGTCAACCAGCCAGCTCTTGCACAAACTGGACCAAAAGTTGGATTCAATCGAGGATAGAGGACATATTTCTCCCACCACTGATCAGAGTGCAAGCAGCAGTTTCTGTAATGGCTCCTTAAGCCAACTTAATGGTGTTGCATATGGAAGCACTGGTGCAAGTAATGGCAATGTTGATCAGGCTGCAGTCACCCGGGCTTCTACGGAGAGCAAGAATGATGACAGCTTTCCCAGCCCTAGTGGAAAACCATGCCGTTCTATCCAAAGAGAAGCAGCTTTAATGAAGTTCCGTTTGAAGCGTAAGGATAGATGCTTTGAGAAAAAG GTCCGGTATGAGAGCAGAAAGAAACTTGCAGAGCAGCGCCCACGAGTAAAAGGTCAGTTTGTCCGTCAAGTGCAGGCTGATCCTATGCATATAGAAACTGAGCATCATTATGGGAATTCATCCGATGGATAG